The DNA segment TGGCCCCCAAACAGataatttaaaaaagcacaatacaGTGTTGTGaggaaatattttacatttatacacaagTGCCATAAGTTGACCTGACATGCAGACTTGTTTAGGGTTTGTGACTCTAAATTGAGGCACATGTGTAAGACAAGTGGTCTTCAAATGCTTAAAGGGCATTGGGTCAAAGATACTGCTAGCAATCATCCATTTATACTGATGTAAGCAGGGTAGAGTTCTCCTATAAACCCCAGCTAAGGAGATTGTGACCACAACATTCCTTTCATATGGATTGTTTCATGTGACATGTTTTTACATCAGTGTgtgcagaaataaataaatagggaGGATACATACAAGGGCAAGTGAAATGGTAATTTTTCATTCTTTTAAAGGACTAAGCGTTATCTGAGAAATAATTAGTAGTGTTACAAGACATTTTAATGAGCTATAACCacaatgaaaacatgtttttagtATCTTTGATGTCAAACTTTCAATCAACCTGGTAATCTATCTGTAAAGGCTTTGGGGCATTGTTGTCATTTTCCTATAAAATgagaataaaaatttaaaaaatgtctgtaaattTAAGTTAAAAAAACAATACTTTATATTAAGTGGCGTTTTAAACAGCAAACACGTTGAAATCGTACAGTATTCTGACAATGACAAATTAGCATTTCTCTCTTTcctaattttttgtgtttttatgtcatctttttgttttcttcttaaaaatatattcatatctAATAAGTATATCACACTTATTTACAAACCAAGTGCTTGGACAAAAAAATATAGTAGCAGGGTTGTTGAACATGGGAAAGGAAATGGAGCACTAGTTAGAAAAACAGAGGTAGggagcaaagagagagagacttgaattTGAAGCCATGTTTCTTTGGTCAAGGGAACATTCCCTGAATCTTATGGCATTTGGTATGTTTAAAGATGATGGACAGCCACCTGTAGATACTTTTTAGGTGTGTAAAAGTGGCCAAAAACTATGAAAGGGGCACTTGAAGTTGCCTATTTACAAGTATCCATTACAATGCCTCACAAATGGTAGATATTGCTGTTGAATTGTTTGTACACGGTCACATTGACATCTTGCTGCAGCACTGGAAATATGGGCAAGTGTGATCAAAACAAATTTTTCCtcttatttcatttatttgtaaatgtcCTGCTTAAGAGGAgattaaaagaaacaaacaaatactGTGAGTCTATACATTAGTGTACAATCCATCTAAAAGTTCTGCCCTGAAGATGTCCAGCCCTCTCATCTCTGGGCATACAAATAAAGAATACTGTAGGTGCGGATAGAGGATCTAGGTAGGACCTCCAGATAAAGGGGAAATGGGTTCATaaaaagtctctcagggcttTGTACAAAGCCTAACAGGCATCTAATGTCTTCATGCTGCCCTCAGTGAGTACCAAAGTCAGTCATGTCTCTTGTTATATGCAATGGATTCCTCATTTCCACATTCAATCCTTCCTCCCTCTGTTGAGGTGGCTTGCTTGTAAAACCCTGCACTTGACTGGCTGTCCATCTCTTTGCCAACCTGTTGTTGCTGGCCAGGTTGAGACAAGGCCAAGTAAGGGTGTTGAGGTAATGGTTGGATGTTAGCAGGTGGTGTTGTCGGCAATTCTTGACATGTTACTCTGCCATTACTCTGAGCTCTGTGCTTGAGTCGCAGTTTGTGGGGCAGCGCCATGCCTTTGATTTCCGCTAAGCCATCTTTGCATTGGCTTGGTGAGAAGGCGCTCAGGGTCATGAACATGTGATGGCAGTAGCTACCTGTATCGGAGCAAGAGGAAGAGGGTGACTCATCATCAGTGGAGCCCTCTTTATCAGAGCTACGGGGATCTCCATCAGTTGAGGAAGTGTCTTTTCCTGAGTGAGCCTGATAGTACCCTTCATGTGTCATGGCTCCTTCATAGGTCAAGACTGGTGGCTCATTGTCCTCTAGGGTGCCATTAGAATGATGACACATTTGTGGTTCATCTCCCTCCTCTGGTCTTAGTAGAAGCTCCAGAGCAGCAACATCAGCCCTCTGGGTCTGTTGCTGGACCCCGCAATCTTGGCTCTCAGCTGCTTCACTATCTGCATAGTCATAAGCAGGAGAGTCCAACATTTTCCTCTCTAACTGTTTTGCCACTTCCATTAAGCTTTTGGAACTTCCTGTTAGTAACTCTGTAGGATGAGGAAGGTTCTGCTGTTGTTTCTGAATAATATCTTGAGTCTCATGCCTTTTAACAGGATGTGAGGCACTGCTAGAACGGTAAAGGATGACACTTCTTTGAGCGGATTGAGGGACCACAGGACTTAAACCCATCTCCTGGTGGTGTTGTTGATTGCTGAAATATTCTGGTTCAAATGATTTCTGGTGAAGTACTTCAGGCAACCTTGAATGGATGTTGAACATGATCTGTGTGGTGGTGCTACTGACAATGTCCATATCTAGTCCCACACCTTCCTGCTTGATGTCAAAACTCATTGGCTCTGGGCTGTCCCGTGAGGAGCCATCAGACATATCCGAGAGGGAACCCCGTGGGGAGTATTTGACCATCTTCACATGCCCCTCACCTCGAACCGACTGCTCAGTTTCAGAAGAATCAGAGTTCATCAGCATCTGAGATATATTGGAGTAATCGTTGGGGTAGAAATGACTGGTGGTAGAGGAAGATATGGAGTTGCATCCAGACGATCCATAGACTGATCCACCAATCTGCTGACTCTTTTCCATGTAGGATGCTGTGGTAATGAGACCAAATCTGAGCTTAAGCtgtaaaagctcagttttcagaCGCACATTCTCGTTATTTAATGCCATAACTTTGTTTTCTAGGACCACGTCATTCTGGCGGCGTTTTTCCCGGGAACGCTTGGCTGCCTCATTGTTCTTGCGTCGCTTTTCCCAGTAGGACGCGTCCTTTTTCTCATCAGAGATGAATTCGCGTTTGCGGCGGCAGCTCATGTTTGGCTTTGGCTTGAGAAGGCGGCTCTGACGAGGGTTGTTTTCAGGTGAATGGAGAAGGTCGCTGTAGCCTGGAAAGTTTTGGGAGTTCTCTAAGTCTTTGCCTACACTGGAATTTGTTGATATTTGTGAGTTTAAACTTTCCATTATTCCTCAGTGGAAGCCAGTTTGGGATCTTGGCTCTACCACTGGTAatggaaatgaatgaaaaaacaGGGATGGGGTAAAGGGGAAAGGCGCCTACAAGAATCCCTGTAAGATCTCCCTACGTACAATTCGACTAAGTTGCAGGATCAGTGAAACATTTATGAGGTATTGTCGctattggaaagctgaacctcaTTGATTTTGTTGAAGTGTGTCTTTAGTTATTAGTTAGTATTCCTTGATGATTAAGTGTCCAAGTTGGCTAAGAAGAGCAAGAACAGGTGCACCTCTTTATGAGTCTTCTGCATTTAACAAACCAAAGAATTCCACAATGAGTTACATGTTCTGCCTCTATTACACTTTGTGATTTTAGTCACATTGGAGTCAAATCCAATCCAGTGACCAAAAGATGGGCAATACAATCCTGATGTAGGAACAACAAGGCTCTTTTAAGATGGCAGAAGTGTCCCAGTGCCACAGGCTTGTTGAACGATATAGGTCACTTGGTCTGTCCCAGCTTGTCAGCCTCTTGGGGAAGGGTGTCGCGCTCAAAGCCTCCAGCTGGCTGTTTGACAGCTGCAAACATAAAAGGGAAAGAAAGACAGATTTGTTAATTCTCAAGAGTTAAAGCAATTCACAGTTTGTCTCCAGGCacttataatgataataataatttaattagttttttgttgttgttagctttatcttgttttaaattaAACTCTTCATGCTTCTCTGCATGGCTGGGTAATCAGAATATTTAGAAGTGGAATTGTCAGCTGTgcatctcacattttcttttgctTTATCTACTTTACCCTGACAACCACTGAATGTCTTCTGTTGCCCAGCAACAATGTCTAACCTCTTAACCCTTCTATTGATTTGTCTGTCTGTGACCCTTGACCTCTGCTTTCTGACTAGACATTGGTACATCTTAGAACAGCAGTTATTACCCAAGCTACACTTTCTACACTTATTGGTAAAAGATGTGTacaaatttgttttcattttgacaCCAGTTTAAGTTCAACATTACCCTTTGTACAGAATTCCCTGGCAGGACTGTGTACCGCAATCTTAATTGCACGTATGGTAAACATTAGCAATGAACACAtgatttgtttgaatattttgaaACTTTAGCCCATATTACATCATCTGAACTCAGGGAACCAATGCAACTGAGGTTTTGGCTTTTGAAACATTAACATCAATGTTACAACACATCTCATTTTGCATGTAGAGCCCACCGGTCTGGTGCCAATGTAATGGGGCCAAGGACCAAATTCCAAAGCATTAATTCTTGAAAACACATTTCATAGATTATTTATTCACTAAAAGGCttccaaggttgaactttttaaaCAAGCATGCTTGGCTAAACAATGAAATCAAGGAAACCTATATATTCACAATCATGAGAGATAAACCGAGGGCAGACAAAGACAAGTTTTATGATATGGGGATTGAGGGCTTTGCAATTTAGGTCAGGTCTTTCAGAATAAAGGTGAACTGGGGAACATTTCATGGACATGAGTTGAGATGCAGGGGTAGTAATTGTTTCAGCCATATAAAAGTTTGCTCTAATGGAAAAGCAGAGTAACTACTGATGATTAACTCAGCAGCCAGTGGGCAATTCCAAATTCCTGTGAACCTATTGTTAGCTTGAACCAACGTGTCAGTTTGCCTGCAAAGACCTTGTCATGTTCCTGAAACCAAGTTGGTGGGCTCAGGAGCCAGATGGGATCCCAGAAAATGTAGCTCATGAATTTTATTTAGTACTCGCTATATTTGGTCTCACAGTGCTCTAGAACGCTTTAAATCTGGAGTTTTCAATCTTTACAGACCACGCACCAAGATTCTGGaccctttacatttacatttatgcatttggcagatgcttttatccaaagcaacttacagtgcacttattacagggacaatccccccggagcaacctggagttaagtgccttgctcaaggacacaatggtggtggctgtggggatcgaaccagcgaccttctgattaccagtttaccagttatgcaCTTTAGAACACTACACCACACTTTCTTTATAAGACTTTAAGAACATGACATTATTGCAATATATAAAGCTTCAAAGATTGAAAGTTACTGTAAATTAAAATACCGTAGATTGAAATGTCATTCCTGAATTAGATGGAAACCATCAGAATATAATGTTTGCATTGAGAGTTGAAGTATTTCTGTATGTTATGATCCATTCATAATAAAAAGTTGCATGTGATGCCCAAAATTTCCCAAAACATGAAATATCTAAAATAGCTCCATGACTGAAATCTGGATCACAAATTTCTTAGTGGCTCTTATTCTAATCTTTCATTCATGACATGGGCAGCTGAAATGAGTCAGAAATCTATCAGCAGATGAATGCAAAGTAATCCCATGATCTGGCAGCTCTTTTTCTGGATTATGTTCTCCTCATCCCAGACATTTGAGGGAACATTACATAATGATAGACAGCTTAACCCTTCTCTGATGTGTTCCATCTTTTCTGGTTTAGTCTGGTAATGCATAATGAACATCAACCAAAACTGCAATAAGTTATGTTAATGaagtttaatattaaatataataaggTTAAACAGGTACAAGTGGAGTTGAATGAACCTAAGGTCATTAGACCGGGGtacaaaatggaaaacaaaaagacactCTCGTACTGAATGACCCACTGACCCAAAAACTAGGCAACTAGCAAGAAAACATGGCTCTCTTT comes from the Xyrauchen texanus isolate HMW12.3.18 chromosome 12, RBS_HiC_50CHRs, whole genome shotgun sequence genome and includes:
- the LOC127653011 gene encoding nuclear factor interleukin-3-regulated protein-like, which codes for MESLNSQISTNSSVGKDLENSQNFPGYSDLLHSPENNPRQSRLLKPKPNMSCRRKREFISDEKKDASYWEKRRKNNEAAKRSREKRRQNDVVLENKVMALNNENVRLKTELLQLKLRFGLITTASYMEKSQQIGGSVYGSSGCNSISSSTTSHFYPNDYSNISQMLMNSDSSETEQSVRGEGHVKMVKYSPRGSLSDMSDGSSRDSPEPMSFDIKQEGVGLDMDIVSSTTTQIMFNIHSRLPEVLHQKSFEPEYFSNQQHHQEMGLSPVVPQSAQRSVILYRSSSASHPVKRHETQDIIQKQQQNLPHPTELLTGSSKSLMEVAKQLERKMLDSPAYDYADSEAAESQDCGVQQQTQRADVAALELLLRPEEGDEPQMCHHSNGTLEDNEPPVLTYEGAMTHEGYYQAHSGKDTSSTDGDPRSSDKEGSTDDESPSSSCSDTGSYCHHMFMTLSAFSPSQCKDGLAEIKGMALPHKLRLKHRAQSNGRVTCQELPTTPPANIQPLPQHPYLALSQPGQQQQVGKEMDSQSSAGFYKQATSTEGGRIECGNEESIAYNKRHD